The following are encoded together in the Gilvimarinus sp. DA14 genome:
- a CDS encoding Spy/CpxP family protein refolding chaperone — MKKLVSTLALCAVIAAPAAVYAERGGRADFGAEHALLMQERLAEKIGLSEEQRSQIQVLVENHQSVYPKDREARKAQREALQAIVDAETFDESAARNLFEQGIEQKVAQLKLRHDIAQILTAEQKAQLEEIKQRGKKRFKDKRR, encoded by the coding sequence ATGAAAAAATTAGTATCTACTCTGGCGCTGTGCGCCGTTATTGCCGCCCCAGCGGCCGTCTATGCCGAGCGCGGCGGTCGCGCTGACTTTGGTGCTGAGCATGCTTTACTGATGCAAGAGCGTCTGGCAGAAAAAATTGGCCTCAGCGAGGAACAGCGCAGCCAAATCCAGGTGCTGGTGGAAAATCACCAATCGGTCTATCCCAAAGATCGCGAAGCTCGCAAAGCCCAGCGCGAAGCATTGCAGGCTATAGTCGATGCGGAAACCTTTGATGAAAGTGCCGCGCGCAACTTGTTCGAACAGGGCATCGAGCAAAAAGTGGCACAGCTGAAGTTGCGTCACGATATTGCCCAAATTCTGACTGCTGAGCAAAAAGCTCAGCTTGAAGAGATAAAACAGCGCGGCAAAAAGCGTTTTAAAGATAAACGACGCTAA
- a CDS encoding response regulator transcription factor — MTQIHIIDDDKALCELLQDYLSQHDYEVVCSHTGRDGLDAILTQKPDLVLLDVMMPELNGFDVLKQLRQKSQVPVLMLTARGDEIDRVLGLELGADDYVPKPFSHRELVARIQAILRRLNPPQSSDSALQLKPERLEASFFGEPLDLTAAEFRVLSVLYETPGEIVSKDDICQQAFGRRLQQFDRHIDIHISHIRKKMADINPTDTIKTVRGSGYQLMVNP; from the coding sequence ATGACGCAAATACATATTATCGATGACGACAAAGCCCTGTGTGAACTTCTGCAAGACTACCTGAGTCAACACGACTATGAGGTAGTGTGCAGTCATACCGGCCGCGACGGCCTGGATGCGATATTGACGCAAAAGCCCGACCTAGTGTTGCTGGATGTAATGATGCCCGAACTCAATGGCTTCGATGTACTCAAACAATTACGGCAAAAATCTCAGGTGCCCGTGTTGATGCTGACCGCGCGCGGTGATGAAATTGACCGCGTTTTGGGACTGGAGCTTGGAGCGGATGATTATGTCCCTAAGCCCTTCTCCCATCGCGAACTGGTAGCGCGTATTCAGGCTATTCTACGCCGGCTAAATCCACCGCAAAGTAGCGACAGTGCGCTGCAGCTAAAGCCCGAGCGTTTGGAGGCGAGCTTTTTTGGCGAGCCACTGGATTTAACCGCTGCCGAATTTCGCGTACTGTCTGTACTGTACGAAACGCCCGGAGAAATAGTCTCAAAAGACGATATATGTCAGCAGGCCTTCGGTCGGCGCTTACAACAGTTTGACCGTCATATCGATATACATATTTCTCACATTCGCAAGAAAATGGCCGATATTAACCCCACCGACACTATTAAAACCGTGCGCGGTTCTGGCTATCAACTCATGGTTAACCCATGA
- the rsxG gene encoding electron transport complex subunit RsxG: MLGKSISKNSLLLGLFALVTAGVLAVTNVGTRDRIADAQRAAAEKALYELVPASRVDNDLLTDTLPTPEAMLPALGLDSAEEIHRARNDGKVIAVIVPAVAPDGYSGDIRIIVGVNRDGSVAGVRALAHKETPGLGDKIDTAKSDWILGFNGKSLGEPPVEQWQVRKDGGVFDQFTGATITPRAVTGQVKRVLQQVAEHRTLLFELPADAGDSNGR; this comes from the coding sequence ACCGCCGGGGTGCTGGCGGTGACCAACGTTGGCACCCGCGATCGCATAGCCGACGCCCAGCGCGCCGCCGCTGAAAAAGCCCTCTACGAGCTGGTACCGGCCTCGCGGGTGGATAACGACCTACTCACCGATACCCTGCCCACCCCCGAGGCCATGTTGCCGGCCCTGGGATTGGACAGCGCAGAAGAAATACACCGTGCCCGTAACGACGGCAAAGTCATCGCCGTCATTGTCCCGGCCGTCGCCCCCGATGGCTACAGTGGTGATATTCGTATCATTGTGGGCGTCAATCGCGACGGCAGTGTCGCCGGTGTCCGCGCTCTGGCCCACAAAGAGACCCCGGGCCTGGGGGATAAAATTGATACCGCCAAAAGCGACTGGATTTTAGGTTTCAACGGTAAAAGCCTGGGCGAGCCGCCGGTAGAGCAATGGCAAGTGAGAAAAGACGGCGGTGTGTTCGATCAGTTTACCGGCGCCACCATTACCCCGCGCGCGGTTACCGGTCAGGTAAAACGGGTATTGCAACAAGTAGCGGAACACCGCACCCTATTGTTTGAACTTCCAGCCGATGCAGGAGACAGCAATGGCCGATAA
- a CDS encoding electron transport complex subunit E has translation MADNSQWQEISEKGLWSNNPALVQLLGLCPLLAVSGSVVNALGLGFATMLVLLCSNIAVSLIRKTVSDAVRLPAFVMIIASLTTCIELLMQAFTYELYTILGIFIPLIVTNCAILGRADAFASKNPVLPAAWDGFMMGLGFTLVLVTLGAIREVLGSGTLFANMHLLFGDAARGWTLTLFANYPGFLVAILPPGAFIITGFLIALKNVVDKNLEARAAAKKEKPAKGSKRVRTTGKIA, from the coding sequence ATGGCCGATAACAGCCAATGGCAGGAAATTTCTGAAAAAGGACTTTGGAGCAACAACCCTGCCCTGGTGCAGCTGCTGGGGTTGTGCCCGCTACTGGCCGTGTCTGGCTCGGTAGTTAATGCCCTGGGTCTGGGATTCGCCACTATGCTGGTGCTACTGTGCTCCAATATCGCGGTATCGTTAATTCGCAAAACCGTGAGCGACGCGGTGCGCCTACCCGCCTTTGTGATGATTATCGCCTCGCTAACCACCTGTATTGAACTGCTAATGCAGGCCTTTACCTACGAGCTGTACACCATTCTCGGCATTTTTATTCCGCTGATTGTCACTAACTGCGCCATTTTGGGCCGAGCCGACGCCTTTGCCAGTAAGAACCCGGTACTGCCTGCTGCCTGGGACGGATTTATGATGGGCCTGGGCTTTACCCTGGTGCTGGTTACCCTGGGGGCAATTCGCGAAGTTTTGGGATCGGGTACACTGTTTGCGAATATGCACCTGTTGTTTGGCGATGCCGCCCGCGGCTGGACCCTGACCTTGTTTGCTAACTATCCCGGCTTCCTGGTGGCCATTTTGCCCCCCGGCGCATTTATTATTACCGGCTTTTTAATCGCCCTGAAAAATGTGGTGGATAAAAATCTGGAAGCCCGCGCCGCCGCCAAAAAAGAAAAACCAGCCAAAGGCAGCAAACGCGTACGCACCACCGGCAAAATTGCCTGA
- a CDS encoding mechanosensitive ion channel family protein — translation MFDFSQDEMNEFAQNHVIPWGINIVTALLIFIVGKIVVKILVGIIGKLLRRTNLDNILVEFIQAIANALLLIVVIIAALDQLGVDTTSLIALIGAAGLAIGLALQGSLQNFAAGFLLLVFRPFTAGDYIEAGGTAGVVKTIGIFTTILNSPDNREITVPNGAIYSGNITNYSALPTRRVDLVFGISYDDDIKKAKEIMERVVKADERVLADPEPQIAVSELADSSVNFVVRPWVNSADFWPVKFALIENIKLAFDENDITIPYPQMDVHMDKPANDQVA, via the coding sequence ATGTTCGATTTTAGCCAAGACGAAATGAATGAATTTGCCCAGAATCATGTGATTCCCTGGGGCATCAATATTGTCACAGCGCTGCTGATATTTATTGTCGGTAAGATTGTGGTGAAAATTTTAGTGGGCATTATCGGCAAACTGCTGCGCCGCACTAATCTGGATAATATTCTGGTGGAGTTTATCCAAGCCATCGCCAATGCGCTCTTGCTGATTGTCGTTATTATTGCCGCGCTGGATCAGCTAGGCGTGGACACCACCTCACTTATTGCTCTTATCGGTGCCGCTGGTCTTGCCATTGGCTTGGCTCTGCAGGGCTCACTGCAAAACTTTGCCGCAGGCTTTTTGCTACTGGTATTTCGCCCTTTCACCGCGGGTGATTATATTGAAGCAGGCGGAACGGCCGGTGTGGTTAAAACCATTGGCATCTTCACCACAATTTTAAACAGCCCCGACAACCGCGAAATCACCGTACCCAACGGCGCTATCTACTCGGGCAACATCACCAATTACTCGGCCCTGCCCACCCGCCGTGTGGACTTGGTGTTCGGCATCAGCTACGACGATGACATCAAAAAAGCCAAAGAGATTATGGAGCGCGTGGTTAAAGCCGACGAGCGCGTCTTGGCCGATCCAGAACCTCAGATTGCAGTAAGCGAGCTGGCCGATTCCAGTGTTAACTTTGTGGTGCGCCCCTGGGTCAACAGCGCCGACTTTTGGCCTGTTAAATTTGCTTTGATCGAAAATATCAAACTGGCTTTTGATGAAAACGACATTACCATCCCCTACCCACAGATGGATGTACATATGGATAAGCCGGCCAACGACCAGGTAGCTTAA
- a CDS encoding DUF945 family protein → MKKWILLALGLIAVYLALTYYCGVQAERSIRQQVALNNTQAKANSQPQVALQEYRRGFFRSKLRASVELGATDTSLRGRVDTDIVLWHGPLIFANGVKPGWFYAAGELKPQWQNREHQQLFERVFKNGLGPISLWGKFTGRYQLDWHIPAVDVQDSELSLQTQPSHLRTEGVFNTLDSQHWMNLGALQIHWGNAHIKAAPTRVEAKVNFVAEDIPLSDVAVTSEHIELGGLYKGQLHGLGFQQTQELVNGKVDTRAQLRLERAESLIALQQFSLDFALLQTSFAAIRAWTELSLAAQQEIDESQLKAQALKALRLMLHPDAGAEFAMAVSLARGDIQAQAQVAPRQLESQQLNSMSVVQLLQLLHGTGELTVAEDVLVNSPLFFLLVEFIATYMNHEPPNYVMRAALNDGQLRVNGQLVPLINLLPEAYR, encoded by the coding sequence ATGAAAAAGTGGATTCTATTGGCATTGGGGTTAATTGCTGTCTATTTGGCGCTAACCTACTATTGCGGTGTGCAAGCCGAGCGCAGTATTCGCCAGCAGGTTGCGCTGAATAACACACAGGCAAAAGCCAACAGCCAACCGCAGGTTGCGCTGCAAGAATATCGCCGAGGTTTTTTTCGCAGTAAATTGCGTGCCAGCGTGGAGCTGGGCGCGACTGATACAAGTTTACGCGGTCGGGTAGATACCGATATTGTGCTTTGGCATGGTCCCCTCATTTTCGCCAATGGTGTTAAACCCGGCTGGTTTTATGCCGCCGGGGAGCTTAAGCCCCAGTGGCAAAATCGCGAACATCAGCAGTTGTTTGAACGCGTATTTAAAAACGGTCTGGGGCCTATTAGCTTGTGGGGAAAGTTTACTGGTCGCTACCAACTTGACTGGCACATTCCAGCAGTAGACGTCCAAGATTCAGAGCTTTCGCTGCAGACGCAGCCCTCGCATTTACGTACCGAGGGGGTGTTTAATACCTTAGACAGCCAGCACTGGATGAACCTTGGCGCTTTGCAGATACATTGGGGCAATGCGCATATCAAGGCGGCGCCTACGCGGGTAGAGGCCAAGGTTAATTTTGTTGCCGAAGATATTCCCTTGTCTGACGTCGCTGTGACCTCAGAGCATATTGAGTTGGGCGGGCTTTATAAAGGACAACTGCATGGACTGGGGTTTCAGCAGACCCAAGAGTTAGTGAATGGCAAGGTGGATACCCGAGCCCAGCTGAGGCTTGAACGTGCTGAAAGCTTAATTGCACTGCAGCAATTTTCGCTGGACTTTGCGCTGCTACAGACAAGCTTTGCAGCCATTCGTGCCTGGACAGAGCTCTCGCTTGCTGCGCAACAAGAGATTGACGAAAGCCAGTTAAAAGCCCAGGCACTAAAGGCGCTGCGTTTAATGTTGCACCCAGATGCCGGTGCCGAGTTTGCCATGGCGGTGAGCCTGGCCCGCGGCGATATTCAGGCCCAAGCCCAAGTTGCCCCGAGACAGCTAGAGTCACAACAATTGAACTCTATGAGTGTTGTGCAGCTGTTGCAGCTGTTACACGGTACAGGTGAGCTGACGGTGGCGGAAGATGTATTGGTCAATTCGCCACTATTTTTTCTGTTGGTTGAGTTTATCGCTACCTACATGAATCATGAACCTCCCAATTATGTGATGCGCGCGGCGCTTAATGATGGTCAGCTGCGAGTAAACGGGCAACTGGTGCCGCTGATCAACTTACTGCCAGAGGCGTATCGGTAA
- a CDS encoding ATP-binding protein — MKLKDLLTGFAGRLFLWFWLSLTLVLVTNFFLGRYLEDHTDPRPPSQRELRQFEHLQRLLEKREYQSIERVRRSRAAKELILLDPSDKKPFPDKRLYWRLRPLVEATTLSALEIRPGHVALGPFDISTAEGSVAAIWLMPPRPVPVWKQILHDSPLWRLLTSSLLVMALSLILARWLSRPVRQLTRAARLLGDGDLSVRVAPIKGELGELGHEFNDMAAKLKMAMTNQQRLLADVSHELRSPLTRLKLAAGLLADQQKNSYTDRIEKECNTLEHLIDQVLTLARLEGSAYQEEFASTDMAELVNSALEDWRFQMPSKTLVYRGPEQLHCRAKPRLLQRILDNLLSNATRYAERIQITLSGNAEHWQLVVEDNGPGVPAEQLDKLFEPFFRGDSSRPHGGNIGLGLAIVQAATQAQRLSINVERSTLGGLKFRLHN; from the coding sequence ATGAAATTAAAAGACCTGCTGACCGGTTTTGCCGGCAGGCTTTTTCTCTGGTTCTGGCTCTCGCTGACTCTGGTGCTGGTGACGAATTTTTTTCTTGGCCGCTACCTTGAGGATCACACCGATCCTCGCCCGCCCTCGCAGCGTGAACTGCGCCAGTTTGAACATCTGCAGCGTCTATTGGAAAAACGCGAATATCAAAGTATCGAGCGTGTGCGCCGCAGCCGCGCCGCCAAAGAATTAATTCTGCTGGACCCGAGTGATAAAAAGCCCTTCCCAGATAAGCGCTTATACTGGCGCCTGCGGCCGCTTGTAGAGGCGACCACTCTCAGTGCTTTGGAAATTCGCCCTGGTCATGTGGCACTGGGTCCCTTTGACATATCCACGGCAGAGGGGAGTGTCGCGGCCATCTGGTTGATGCCCCCACGACCCGTGCCGGTATGGAAACAAATATTGCACGACTCGCCACTCTGGCGTCTGCTCACCTCTTCGCTACTGGTTATGGCACTGTCGCTGATTTTGGCGCGCTGGCTTAGCCGCCCGGTACGCCAGCTGACACGCGCCGCGCGACTGTTAGGCGACGGAGATTTAAGCGTTAGAGTCGCGCCGATTAAAGGGGAGCTGGGCGAGCTGGGTCACGAATTTAACGACATGGCCGCAAAGTTAAAAATGGCCATGACCAATCAGCAGCGCCTGCTGGCTGACGTATCTCACGAATTGCGCTCACCTCTAACCCGGTTAAAGCTCGCCGCAGGACTGCTGGCGGATCAGCAAAAAAATTCGTATACAGATAGGATTGAAAAAGAGTGCAACACACTCGAGCACTTGATCGATCAAGTGCTAACGCTGGCAAGACTGGAAGGATCCGCCTATCAGGAAGAGTTTGCCTCCACCGATATGGCCGAGCTGGTTAACTCTGCGCTGGAGGATTGGCGCTTTCAAATGCCAAGCAAAACACTTGTCTATCGGGGGCCAGAACAACTCCACTGCCGCGCCAAACCGCGGCTGCTCCAGCGCATTCTCGACAACCTTTTGTCCAACGCCACACGCTATGCCGAGAGAATTCAAATAACCTTATCAGGCAATGCCGAACACTGGCAGCTGGTTGTGGAAGACAACGGCCCTGGGGTTCCCGCAGAGCAGCTGGACAAATTATTTGAACCCTTCTTCCGCGGCGACAGTTCCAGACCCCACGGTGGTAACATCGGTCTGGGGCTCGCCATTGTGCAAGCGGCAACGCAGGCGCAACGCTTAAGCATAAACGTGGAGCGTTCGACGCTCGGCGGCTTGAAGTTCAGGCTACACAATTAG